The following coding sequences lie in one Xanthomonas hyacinthi genomic window:
- a CDS encoding GDP-mannose--glycolipid 4-beta-D-mannosyltransferase has product MSGEPRCSGDARVAGPAISVLLSTERPTATTNPYLTQLYAALPQQVQLRFFSMRAALLSRYDVLHVHWPEYMMRHRTGLGTLAKQACMALLLLRLRFGGVPLVRTLHNVAPHEDKGWRERLLLRWTDRLTARWIRINATTPERAPATDTILHGHYRDWYAAMPQPPRVRGRLLHFGLLRPYKGVETLIATLQGLPDPALSLRIAGNPINSEIRAVVEQACAADPRISARLQYVEDEVLAREVGEAELVVLPYRQMHNSGTLLLALSLARPVLAPWSAANAAIAEEVGPQWVLLYQDELNAVQLANALAQAQRLPADAVPDLSRRDWSAIGLQHYRSYLDARGVRSEAPA; this is encoded by the coding sequence ATGAGCGGCGAACCGCGCTGCAGCGGCGATGCGCGCGTGGCCGGCCCGGCGATCAGCGTGCTGCTGTCGACCGAACGGCCGACCGCGACCACCAATCCCTACCTGACCCAGCTGTATGCGGCGTTGCCGCAGCAGGTGCAGCTGCGCTTCTTCTCGATGCGCGCGGCGCTGCTGTCGCGCTACGACGTGCTGCACGTGCATTGGCCGGAATACATGATGCGGCACCGCACCGGCCTGGGCACGCTGGCCAAGCAGGCGTGCATGGCGCTGCTGCTGCTGCGGCTCAGGTTCGGCGGTGTGCCGCTGGTGCGCACCCTGCACAACGTGGCCCCGCACGAGGACAAGGGCTGGCGCGAGCGCCTGCTGCTGCGCTGGACCGACCGCCTGACCGCGCGCTGGATCCGCATCAACGCGACCACGCCCGAGCGCGCGCCGGCCACCGACACCATCCTGCACGGCCACTACCGCGACTGGTACGCGGCGATGCCGCAGCCGCCGCGGGTGCGCGGACGCCTGCTGCACTTCGGCCTGCTGCGCCCGTACAAGGGCGTGGAGACGCTGATCGCCACGCTGCAGGGCCTGCCCGATCCGGCGCTGAGCCTGCGCATCGCCGGCAATCCGATCAATTCGGAGATCCGCGCCGTGGTCGAACAGGCCTGCGCCGCCGATCCGCGGATCAGCGCGCGCCTGCAGTACGTGGAAGACGAGGTGCTGGCGCGCGAGGTCGGCGAGGCCGAACTGGTGGTGCTGCCGTACCGGCAGATGCACAACTCCGGCACGCTGCTGCTGGCCTTGTCGCTGGCGCGGCCGGTGCTGGCGCCGTGGAGCGCGGCCAATGCGGCGATCGCCGAAGAGGTCGGGCCGCAGTGGGTGCTGCTGTACCAGGACGAGCTGAATGCAGTGCAGCTGGCCAACGCACTGGCGCAGGCGCAGCGCCTGCCCGCCGACGCGGTGCCGGACCTGTCGCGGCGCGACTGGAGCGCGATCGGCCTGCAGCACTACCGCAGCTATCTGGATGCGCGCGGCGTGCGCAGCGAGGCGCCGGCATGA
- a CDS encoding lipopolysaccharide biosynthesis protein, with protein sequence MSAAESPGPAAPPQRSLGARAAGGAAVTMAGQLAKMVVQFGGIVLLARLLTPYDYGLMAMVTAIVGMAEILRDFGLSSAAIQAKHVSREQRDNLFWINSGIGLVLAIVVFLSSSWIAHFYREPVLLGISQALAVTFLLNGMTTQYRAHLSRGLRFGQVSLSDVGAQVMGLIAGVGVALAGYGYWALVWQQVVQALVNLAIAGACARWLPRGYRRDAPMRAFLSFGWNLMAAQLLGYASRNVGQVIIGHRIGAEALGLYNRAFQLLMMPLNQINAPATSVALPVLSQLQDDPPRFGSFLLRGQTVMVHLIVALFSCACALALPLIVLVLGEQWRPAVPLFQVLTLGGIFQTASYATYWVFLAHGLMRQQLVYSVVGRVMLIACIFAGSVWGVMGVTVGYTLGLLVMWPLSVIWIAKVAPQVPALELFNNGLRAILGYGAAGVAAYFAAQHWGGSSLWQQLAVGAVAMALGCVLVFALWPAFRRDVMAILNMRTLLRDARAKR encoded by the coding sequence ATGAGCGCGGCCGAATCGCCGGGTCCCGCAGCACCGCCGCAGCGCAGCCTCGGCGCGCGCGCGGCCGGTGGCGCGGCGGTGACCATGGCCGGGCAGCTGGCGAAGATGGTGGTGCAGTTCGGCGGCATCGTGCTGCTGGCGCGGCTGCTGACCCCTTACGACTACGGCCTGATGGCGATGGTCACCGCGATCGTCGGCATGGCCGAGATCCTGCGCGACTTCGGCCTGTCCTCGGCCGCGATCCAGGCCAAGCACGTCAGCCGCGAGCAGCGCGACAACCTGTTCTGGATCAACAGCGGCATCGGCCTGGTGTTGGCGATCGTGGTGTTCCTGTCCTCGTCGTGGATCGCGCACTTCTATCGCGAGCCGGTGTTGCTGGGCATCTCGCAGGCGCTGGCGGTGACCTTCCTGCTCAACGGCATGACCACCCAGTACCGCGCGCATCTCAGCCGCGGGCTGCGCTTCGGCCAGGTGTCGCTGAGCGATGTCGGCGCGCAGGTCATGGGCCTGATCGCCGGGGTCGGCGTGGCCCTGGCCGGCTACGGCTACTGGGCGCTGGTGTGGCAGCAGGTGGTGCAGGCGCTGGTCAATCTGGCCATCGCCGGCGCCTGCGCGCGCTGGCTGCCGCGCGGCTACCGCCGCGACGCGCCGATGCGTGCGTTCCTGAGCTTCGGCTGGAACCTGATGGCCGCGCAGCTGCTCGGCTACGCCAGCCGCAACGTCGGCCAGGTGATCATCGGCCACCGCATCGGTGCCGAGGCGCTGGGCCTGTACAACCGCGCGTTCCAGCTGCTGATGATGCCGCTGAACCAGATCAATGCGCCGGCCACCTCGGTGGCGCTGCCGGTGCTGTCGCAGCTGCAGGACGATCCGCCGCGCTTCGGCAGCTTCCTGCTGCGCGGGCAGACGGTGATGGTGCACCTGATCGTGGCGCTGTTCTCCTGCGCTTGCGCGCTGGCGTTGCCGCTGATCGTGCTGGTGCTCGGCGAACAATGGCGCCCGGCGGTGCCGCTGTTCCAGGTGCTGACCCTCGGCGGCATCTTCCAGACCGCCTCCTACGCCACCTACTGGGTGTTCCTGGCGCACGGCCTGATGCGCCAGCAGCTGGTGTACTCGGTGGTCGGGCGGGTGATGCTGATCGCCTGCATCTTCGCCGGCTCGGTGTGGGGCGTGATGGGCGTGACCGTCGGCTACACGCTGGGCCTGCTGGTGATGTGGCCGCTGTCGGTGATCTGGATTGCCAAGGTGGCGCCGCAGGTACCGGCGCTGGAGCTGTTCAACAACGGCCTGCGCGCGATCCTCGGCTACGGCGCGGCCGGTGTGGCGGCGTACTTCGCCGCGCAGCACTGGGGCGGCAGTTCGCTGTGGCAGCAGCTGGCGGTGGGCGCCGTGGCGATGGCGCTGGGCTGCGTGCTGGTGTTCGCGCTGTGGCCGGCATTCCGCCGCGACGTGATGGCGATCCTCAACATGCGCACGCTATTGCGCGATGCCAGGGCCAAGCGATGA
- a CDS encoding glycosyl transferase family 1, translating into MSDSSASATLAAAPAAAIGGRPPCYLVLSAHDYRTPRRANIHFIADELAKRGTTRFFSLRYSLLSRLKGDLRLPLDATANTVVAHKGVDCYLWRAPLHPFNTRRRWLRPLEDLMFKLYAARPPATLLRWMREADVIVFESGIAVAFIALAARINPTARKVYRASDGLSTINVADYIEREFERVAPSLDVIALVSPAMAEEISSRHNVFHVGHGVDHNLDTLGDPSPYGEGIHAVAVGSMLFDPAFFVAASRAFPQVTFHVIGSGMGRAPGYGDNVLVYGEMKHAETIGYIKHARFGIAPYASEQVPVYLADSSMKLLQYDFFGLPAVCPNAVVGSYQSRFGYTPGDEASIVAAIEKALQAPHVRHRQCLSWSETTDRVLDPSAYPETRLFAGDAA; encoded by the coding sequence ATGAGCGATTCTTCCGCGTCGGCGACGCTCGCCGCGGCACCGGCCGCGGCCATTGGCGGACGTCCGCCGTGCTATCTGGTGTTGTCGGCGCACGACTACCGCACGCCGCGCCGCGCCAACATCCACTTCATCGCCGACGAGCTGGCCAAGCGCGGCACCACGCGCTTCTTCTCGCTGCGCTACAGCCTGCTGTCGCGGCTCAAGGGCGACCTGCGGCTGCCGCTGGACGCCACCGCCAATACCGTGGTCGCCCACAAGGGCGTGGACTGCTACCTGTGGCGCGCGCCGCTGCACCCGTTCAACACGCGGCGGCGCTGGCTGCGGCCGCTGGAAGACCTGATGTTCAAGCTGTACGCGGCCAGGCCGCCGGCCACGCTGCTGCGCTGGATGCGCGAGGCGGACGTGATCGTGTTCGAAAGCGGCATCGCGGTGGCCTTCATCGCGCTGGCGGCGCGGATCAATCCGACCGCGCGCAAGGTCTACCGCGCCTCCGACGGCCTCAGCACGATCAATGTCGCCGACTACATCGAGCGCGAGTTCGAGCGCGTGGCGCCGAGCCTGGACGTGATCGCGCTGGTGTCGCCGGCGATGGCCGAGGAGATCTCCAGCCGCCACAACGTGTTCCATGTCGGCCATGGCGTGGACCACAACCTGGACACGCTCGGCGACCCGTCTCCGTATGGCGAGGGCATCCATGCGGTGGCGGTGGGTTCGATGCTGTTCGATCCCGCGTTTTTCGTCGCCGCCAGCCGCGCCTTCCCGCAGGTCACCTTCCACGTGATCGGCTCGGGCATGGGCCGTGCGCCGGGCTACGGCGACAACGTGCTGGTGTACGGGGAGATGAAGCACGCCGAGACCATCGGCTACATCAAGCACGCGCGCTTCGGCATCGCGCCGTATGCCTCCGAGCAGGTGCCGGTGTATCTGGCCGACAGCTCGATGAAGCTGCTGCAGTACGACTTCTTCGGCCTGCCGGCGGTGTGCCCGAACGCGGTGGTCGGCAGTTACCAGTCGCGCTTCGGCTATACCCCGGGCGACGAGGCCTCGATCGTGGCGGCGATCGAAAAGGCGCTGCAGGCGCCGCACGTGCGCCATCGCCAATGCCTGAGCTGGTCCGAAACCACGGACCGTGTCCTGGATCCGTCGGCCTATCCGGAAACCCGGCTTTTCGCAGGCGATGCCGCCTGA
- a CDS encoding WecB/TagA/CpsF family glycosyltransferase, translated as MTSGDPQAGRQEVMALGGYPILRTTEAAFAHALFQAQARGEQCQVFFANTNFVVQCQALRARLRAPGVRIVNDGIGMDLGALLVHGRRFAGNLNGTDLIPYLCRHSRRPLRFFLLGGRPGVAQAAAQMLRQTLGQDVVGTCDGYAEFTAAGGALTERINASGADVVLVAFGNPLQETWILEHAAQLRAPLLFGVGALLDFLSGNAQRAPDWVRRLHMEWMYRLLREPRRLLKRYSWDLLVFFGVCLRNGRHLPGGAAAAGGPQAS; from the coding sequence ATGACCTCCGGTGACCCGCAGGCCGGGCGCCAGGAGGTGATGGCGCTGGGCGGCTATCCGATCCTGCGCACCACCGAAGCGGCGTTCGCGCATGCGCTGTTCCAGGCGCAGGCGCGTGGCGAGCAGTGCCAGGTGTTCTTCGCCAACACCAACTTCGTGGTGCAGTGCCAGGCGCTGCGCGCGCGCCTGCGCGCGCCGGGCGTGCGCATCGTCAACGACGGCATCGGCATGGACCTGGGCGCGCTGCTGGTGCATGGCCGCCGCTTCGCCGGCAACCTCAACGGCACCGACCTGATTCCGTACCTGTGCCGGCACAGCCGGCGGCCGCTGCGCTTCTTCCTGCTCGGCGGGCGTCCGGGCGTGGCCCAGGCCGCCGCGCAGATGTTGCGGCAGACGCTGGGCCAGGACGTGGTCGGTACCTGCGACGGCTATGCCGAGTTCACGGCCGCCGGCGGCGCCCTGACCGAACGCATCAACGCCAGCGGCGCCGACGTGGTACTGGTGGCGTTCGGCAATCCGCTGCAGGAAACCTGGATCCTCGAGCATGCCGCGCAGCTGCGCGCGCCCTTGCTGTTCGGGGTCGGCGCGCTGCTGGATTTCCTGTCCGGCAATGCCCAGCGTGCGCCGGATTGGGTGCGCCGATTGCACATGGAGTGGATGTACCGCCTGTTGCGCGAGCCGCGGCGCCTGCTCAAGCGCTATAGCTGGGATCTGCTGGTGTTCTTCGGCGTATGCCTGCGCAACGGCCGGCACCTGCCCGGCGGCGCGGCCGCGGCCGGCGGCCCACAGGCGTCCTGA
- a CDS encoding cupin domain-containing protein has protein sequence MSTESSPRIATLLRDLSLLPHPEGGRYARVHTSALQVQHEGITRPACTAIRFLLVRGECSDWHRIDADETWQWEEGGALELLSFDPQHGLQRYRMDASERGGLPAVVIRAGSWQAARPLDDYSLVRCVVAPGFLWERFELLPATDPLAAYLPKLAG, from the coding sequence ATGTCTACGGAATCGTCCCCCCGCATCGCCACCTTGTTGCGCGACTTGTCGCTGCTGCCGCACCCGGAGGGCGGGCGCTATGCGCGCGTGCACACCTCCGCGCTGCAGGTCCAGCACGAGGGCATCACGCGCCCGGCCTGCACCGCGATCCGCTTCCTGCTGGTGCGCGGCGAGTGCAGCGATTGGCATCGGATCGATGCCGACGAAACCTGGCAATGGGAGGAGGGCGGCGCGCTGGAATTGCTGAGTTTCGATCCGCAGCACGGTCTGCAGCGCTACCGGATGGACGCCAGCGAGCGCGGCGGCCTGCCCGCGGTGGTGATCCGGGCCGGTAGCTGGCAGGCGGCGCGGCCGCTGGACGACTATAGCCTGGTGCGTTGCGTGGTGGCGCCAGGATTTTTGTGGGAACGCTTCGAATTGCTGCCCGCCACCGATCCGCTGGCCGCGTACCTGCCCAAGCTGGCGGGCTAA